In Leishmania donovani BPK282A1 complete genome, chromosome 35, the following are encoded in one genomic region:
- a CDS encoding phosphatidylinositol-4-phosphate 5-kinase-like, putative: protein MPPSTHTHARAAPVPKPNCRHICSSSPSLPAKHRHFVAHKCDRAPVHRMESRDAPAKASVDGGTDGAVPHDCEDTVPPPATPSARTNETEKDLQLRRLRRENHLLRLQLLKLREQQHQLLANTSAAAVCPVSDSALAVSDVAEAAPQQARSDIIDEEATALRTRMLQRIRERQQRTTVARSLLRDAEQLYSELPQQEQLEAERGNSSGTATPVSPASPPVKAAPAQSMQTAAAPSSPAPPPLAPAAKLDIIEDGCDQIDQRHALLASPSSATASRAPADKSASSGAHAAEDLSAEAMLQRFQDRKSQRRLRLEQMLGPIYDAAGSGAAGPSRENDSTETAPLGAVPRGAGAGQGGEGAQPPLNRSVAAWDGRGKRIDSGTRRGRENGHKNAAATATSAYSGPTRNPNQIGRAVSDAVKNNSWYLCKVLEAALLDTIQARPANDAAAPALSSSPEKHLPHGSHSRATSFAEMPSSSSSSASASSLLGPHSDGCAAGGTSGSTSGSTTLATGTASVLPQPESMAAAPTSVKVPQLLYPKGVSDTALKRAIEESLLLPFRCVQDAPRRLTSSQAAEESLPAFEAENRDAELRRCFAEGAGKDALLSSGARRDDDLGSTAAGNDDEEAPERESDMLGAHDDNLDPFARLLLARLSTDLPSKTTKSDWTGKHLSRYGSGKDGAKQSSLASRNASAASSPTNSKAGVAFVAAASGDRRVHVPKKHFSRLDEVQVEMHAPVIFNQIRDFLRMDVERFRRSFAPTSSASQSDADSGEGADRRRWRAAQTQQRLRVGSSAGADETTAWRITVSPGKSGTTLLYFSDFVMKTVRPREMEFLLRKFLPAYVRYCERNPHTLLPRFYALATLRWWKAGVVQHFVLMQNVFATPYYIHRIYDVKGSTVNRTALQPGKPPPRTAFGALLLKDNDLPPQLIICGTYQRAIVLAQLRSDVGFLRQLNVVDYSCMIGVRSRLFSSEEGPSKTLLLLRRQHHDGHVSTLGSSAVATQGQIGQTCSEVMYATDKTAAADGAGISVGAMEPTLPPFSVDAQRSDCDDDVYVCIHGCDGGLLSLPIHTSGDDTTAREEVYYLGIIDVLQTYNSVKKLESFAKGFVNDRRAISVIAPDKYAERLYKVLERITV, encoded by the coding sequence ATGCCtccaagcacgcacacacacgctcgagCGGCCCCCGTACCGAAGCCAAACTGTCGCCACATTTGCTCGTCATCTCCTTCGTTACCTGCGAAACACCGTCACTTCGTGGCGCACAAGTGTGACCGCGCACCGGTTCACCGGATGGAGTCACGCGATGCGCCTGCCAAGGCCTCAGtggacggcggcaccgatgGAGCCGTTCCCCACGATTGCGAGGACACAGTACCTCCTCCGGCAACACCCTCTGCACGCACCAACGAGACAGAGAAAgatctgcagctgcgtcgacTGAGGCGCGAAAATCATCTCCTGCGGCTGCAACTTCtcaagctgcgcgagcagcagcatcagtTACTGGCTAACACcagtgcagcggcagttTGTCCTGTCTCTGATAGTGCTTTAGCCGTATCAGACGTtgcagaagcggcgccgcagcaggcgcgtTCCGACATAATAGACGAAGAAGCCACAGCCCTACGCACCCGCATGCTGCAACGGATAAGGgaaaggcagcagcgcaccacaGTGGCGCGGTCGCTACTGCGcgacgccgagcagctgtACAGCGAGCTCCCTCAGCAGGAGCAACTTGAGGCAGAGCGGGGTAACTCAAGCGGCACGGCCACGCCGGTCTCGCCCGCGTCTCCACCTGTaaaggcggcgccggcgcagtcgatgcagacggcagcagcgccatcatcaccggccccaccgccgctggcaccgGCGGCAAAGCTCGACATCATCGAGGACGGCTGCGATCAAATAGATCAGCGGCATGCCCTGCTGGCCAGCCCTTCCTCAGCGACGGCTTCGCGAGCGCCGGCTGACAAgtccgcctcctccggcgcgcacgctgctgaAGACTTGTCGGCTgaggcgatgctgcagcgctttcAGGACCGCAAATcgcagcgccggctgcggctggAGCAGATGTTGGGCCCCATTTACGATGCggcaggcagcggtgccgctgggCCGAGCCGTGAAAATGACAGCACAGAAACAGCGCCTCTCGGTGCCGTGCCGCGGGGCGCAGGTGCCGGACAAGGTGGAGAAGGGGCGCAGCCCCCTCTCAACCGCAGCGTGGCAGCGTGGGATGGCAGGGGGAAGAGGATCGACAGTGGCACAAGACGCGGCAGGGAAAATGGCCACAAGAACGCTGCGGCAACCGCTACATCCGCTTACAGTGGGCCTACGAGGAACCCGAATCAAATTGGCCGTGCCGTGAGCGACGCTGTGAAGAATAACAGCTGGTACCTCTGCaaggtgctggaggcggcgctgcttgaCACAATTCAAGCGCGACCGGCAaacgacgcagccgcgccggcgttgTCGTCCTCGCCGGAGAAGCACCTTCCACACGGCTCGCATTCGAGAGCGACGTCTTTTGCGGAGATGCcatcgtcctcctcctcgtccgcctcAGCCTCTTCCCTGCTGGGTCCTCATTCCGACGggtgtgctgccggcggcacctCTGGCTCCACCTCCGGCTCCACGACGCTGGCGACCGGAACCGCCTCTGTACTCCCGCAGCCAGAGTCGATGGCGGCCGCTCCAACCTCCGTAAAGGTCCCCCAACTGCTCTACCCCAAGGGCGTGAGTGACACGGCGCTGAAGCGAGCCATTGAGGAGTCGCTGCTCCTGCCCTTTCGCTGCGTGCAAGACGCCCCACGGCGCTTGACGTCGtcgcaggcggcggaggagagtTTGCCGGCGTTCGAGGCAGAGAACCGTGacgcagagctgcgccgctgcttcgcggaGGGCGCCGGCAAGGATGCGttgctcagcagcggtgcgcgtcGCGACGACGACCTAGGAAGCACCGCAGCCGGaaacgacgacgaagaggctccagagagggagagcgacaTGCTCGGCGCCCACGACGACAACCTCGACCCGTTTGCCCGTCTACTGCTCGCTCGTCTCTCCACCGATCTACCTTCGAAGACCACCAAGTCAGACTGGACAGGCAAGCACCTGTCGCgctacggcagcggcaaggatGGGGCCAAGCAGTCGTCATTAGCGTCCCGCAACGCGTCTGCTGCATCCAGCCCCACAAACTCCAAAGCCGGCGTCGCCTTCGTGGCAGCGGCCAGCGGTGACCGCCGCGTGCACGTCCCCAAGAAGCACTTCAGTCGCCTTGACGAGGTGCAGGTCGAGATGCACGCGCCGGTTATCTTCAACCAAATTCGCGACTTTCTGCGCATGGACGTTGAACGCTTCCGCCGCTCCTTTGCACCaacctcgtcggcgtcgcagTCCGATGCGGACAGCGGTGAAGGGGCAGAccgtcggcgctggcgcgcagcacagacgcagcagcgtctccgtGTCGGCTCCTCAGCTGGTGCGGACGAGACAACTGCGTGGCGCATCACTGTGTCGCCTGGCAAGAGCGGGACAACCTTGCTGTACTTCAGCGACTTTGTAATGAAGACGGTTCGGCCCAGAGAGATGGAGTTTCTTCTACGGAAGTTCCTGCCGGCGTATGTGCGTTATTGCGAGCGCAACCCGCatacgctgctgccgcgcttctacgcgctggcgacgctgcggtggtggaaggCGGGAGTGGTGCAGCACTTTGTCCTTATGCAGAATGTCTTTGCGACGCCGTACTACATTCACCGCATCTACGATGTGAAGGGCAGCACAGTGAACCGGACGGCGCTCCAGCCGGGCaaaccgccgccgcggacggCCTTCGGCGCCCTCCTGCTCAAGGATAACGATCTACCTCCGCAGCTCATCATCTGCGGCACGTATCAGCGCGCCATCGTGCTTGCCCAGCTACGCTCCGACGTTGGCTTCTTGCGCCAGCTCAACGTGGTGGACTACAGCTGCATGATCGGTGTCCGTAGTCGCCTCTTCTCAAGCGAAGAGGGTCCCTCCAAgacgctcctgctcctgcgccggcagcaccacgaCGGCCACGTGAGCAccctcggcagcagcgctgtcgcgACACAGGGGCAAATCGGACAAACCTGCAGTGAGGTCATGTACGCGACTGACAAAACGGCTGCCGCGGACGGGGCGGGCATTAGCGTGGGGGCAATGgagccgacgctgccgcctttcTCCGTTGATGCGCAACGAAGCGACTGTGACGATGATGTCTACGTCTGCATCCACGGATGTGACGGTGGATTGCTGTCGTTACCGATCCACACTTCCGGTGACGACACGACCGCGCGTGAGGAGGTGTATTACCTTGGCATCATCGATGTGCTGCAGACATACAACTCGGTCAAGAAGTTGGAGAGCTTTGCGAAGGGCTTCGTCAACGATCGGCGTGCCATCAGCGTGATTGCGCCGGATAAGTATGCAGAGAGGCTGTACAAGGTTCTGGAACGCATCACAGTGTAG
- a CDS encoding 60S ribosomal protein L18a, putative, with the protein MVKPHLRHYQVVGRESPSEKNPEPTVYKFEVFAPNFVVAKSRFWRMMRVKNKVKATHGDVLSCKVVKDAKLVARNYLVDIAYYSQRCGYTRMVKEFRDVSKTGAVSQAYHDLASRHRARYHNIEVLNVKSIPDHEVKHLSIAQYHAPNLSFPLLQRRLKAARKDRAIFVKKNTKRAVVA; encoded by the coding sequence ATGGTCAAGCCGCACTTGCGCCACTACCAGGTGGTCGGCCGCGAGTCGCCCTCGGAGAAGAACCCTGAGCCGACTGTGTACAAGTTTGAGGTGTTCGCCCCAAACTTCGTCGTCGCTAAGAGCCGTTTCTGGCGCATGATGAGGGTCAAGAACAAGGTCAAGGCCACGCACGGTGACGTGCTCTCCTGCAAGGTCGTGAAGGATGCGAAGCTGGTGGCGCGCAACTACCTGGTCGACATCGCGTACTACagccagcgctgcggctaCACGCGCATGGTCAAGGAGTTCCGCGACGTCTCCAAGACCGGCGCCGTGAGCCAGGCGTACCACGACCTGGCctcccgccaccgcgcccgGTACCACAACATCGAGGTGCTGAACGTGAAGAGCATCCCGGACCACGAGGTGAAGCACCTGAGCATTGCCCAATACCACGCTCCAAACCTGTCCTtcccgctcctgcagcgccgcctcaagGCAGCCCGCAAGGACCGTGCCATCTTCGTCAAGAAGAACACGAagcgcgcggtggtggcgtga
- a CDS encoding SNF-7-like protein, conserved: MNRLFGKANNAPKPTLEDASNRISCRSDVVDARIAKIDAELMKVKEQIQRTRGMTQSRHKQRAVQLLQQKRMYQGQQDMMMQQQFNVDQLHFTTETMKDTHVQVDAMKQANKELRKGMKKLNMDKVENLQDELADLYADTQEIQEIMGRAYSVPDDIDEDEMLGELDALDFDMEKENDADYLADALAMPGTKLPDVPTDSKVDAGGQKESNTADPYSLEQQLGL, translated from the coding sequence ATGAACCGCCTCTTCGGTAAAGCCAACAACGCCCCCAAGCCAACCTTGGAAGATGCCAGCAATCGCATCAGCTGCCGCTCAGACGTCGTCGATGCCCGCATCGCCAAGATCGATGCCGAACTGATGAAGGTGAAGGAGCAGATCCAGCGCACGCGGGGCATGACGCAGAGCCGGCACAAGCAGCGAGCCGTGCagttgctgcagcagaagcgcATGTACCAGGGTCAGCAGGACATgatgatgcagcagcagttcaACGTGGATCAGCTGCACTTCACGACGGAGACGATGAAGgacacgcacgtgcaggtGGACGCGATGAAGCAGGCAAacaaggagctgcgcaagggcATGAAGAAGCTGAACATGGACAAGGTTGAGAACCTGCAGGACGAACTCGCCGACCTGTATGCGGACACGCAGGAGATTCAGGAAATCATGGGCCGCGCCTACAGCGTGCCGGACGATATTGACGAGGACGAGATGCTTGGCGAGCTGGACGCGCTCGACTTCGACATGGAGAAAGAAAACGACGCTGACTACCTTGCCGATGCACTGGCTATGCCAGGTACGAAGCTGCCCGACGTGCCAACGGACAGCAAGGTTGATGCAGGCGGCCAGAAGGAGTCGAACACGGCGGACCCGTACagcctcgagcagcagcttgGCCTGTGa